A genome region from Oncorhynchus masou masou isolate Uvic2021 chromosome 14, UVic_Omas_1.1, whole genome shotgun sequence includes the following:
- the LOC135554360 gene encoding xylosyltransferase 2-like, whose translation MVASVRVQKLLRRYKLAIAAALTILLIQGLVVWSLRSLEEGEAERKTRRSKLPDHNSQDPKREVVAWERQNVLSGRSGARWNSRLERTGATAASALRRGTKRRGKHTIRVKVPLGQGVAVDGIPPHDPSSSRNFTDTRGGGEGAARLPPPVMPGEPGSVEGAPQAPSSDFVPKCDIMGKDALSALHRAGSRQCRQEIANIVCQHQAGQLMPRALPQFCPLHGFSSPVQTADELDNDLTKVENPVRVAFVLVVHGRAIRQLKRLIKAIYHRDHFYYIHVDKRSNYLHREVQQIAQQYPNVRATPWRMVTIWGGASLLKAYLHSMQDLISMLDWNWDFFINLSATDFPTRTNDELVAFLSQHRDQNFLKSHGRENARFIKKQGLDRLFHECDNHMWRLGERTIPEGLEVSGGSDWFSLTRRFVEYVINSQDELVVGLKQFYTYALLPAESFFHTVLGNSPMCDSLVDNNLRVTNWNRKLGCKCQYKHIVDWCGCSPNDFKPQDLVRIQQLTRPTFFARKFESTVNQEAIHILDTHLYGHYAPGTVAIKAYWESLFELPDGVGSLSDVALTAYSSFFRLGLRSLESSQTSLETCRYEPIGYPVSVHLYFYDERFQGYLVRQEVQKVGSRVRETVEVWAVPQATMQLENNLREFERLKNLEVGTEWDPKERIFRNFGGVIGPLDEPVAVQKWVRGPNLTATIVWIDPAQTVAASYDISVDVDAEYTQYKPPLQRPLRPGAWTVRVLRLWERVAEARFLVMPLAFKGREPLRQEEDSWLHAGPPGNLYLEHGFQQLRSVLKLPPQEPALQEAQQRAQLVGKPLEAWVDRTVGAFWVTGDLCSTLPSPGPCPSLGPCTKSTWSSLAPDPKSELGPVKGDGRIR comes from the exons ATGGTGGCCAGCGTCAGAGTGCAGAAGCTCCTCCGACGATACAAACTAGCGATTGCCGCCGCGTTAACGATTCTTCTGATTCAAGGGCTAGTAGTATGGAGTCTGAGAAGTCTCGAAGAGGGCGAGGCGGAG AGGAAAACGCGGCGGTCTAAGCTACCTGACCACAACAGCCAGGACCCCAAAAGGGAGGTGGTGGCCTGGGAGAGACAGAACGTCTTGTCTGGGAGGAGCGGGGCCCGATGGAACAGCAGGCTGGAGAGGACGGGGGCCACGGCTGCCAGCGCCCTCCGGAGGGGCACCAAGCGCCGGGGGAAGCACACCATCAGGGTGAAGGTGCCCCTGGGCCAAGGGGTAGCAGTTGATGGCATTCCCCCCCATGACCCCTCCAGCAGCCGTAACTTCACTGATAcccggggtggaggggagggggcggCCAGACTACCCCCTCCAGTCATGCCAGGGGAACCGGGCAGCGTGGAGGGGGCGCCCCAAGCCCCCAGCAGCGATTTTGTGCCCAAGTGTGACATCATGGGCAAGGACGCCCTGTCAGCCCTGCACCGCGCCGGCTCGCGGCAGTGCCGGCAGGAGATCGCCAACATTGTGTGCCAGCATCAGGCCGGGCAGCTCATGCCAAGGGCTCTGCCTCAGTTCTGCCCGCTGCACG GTTTTTCCAGCCCGGTCCAGACAGCTGATGAGCTGGACAATGACCTGACCAAGGTGGAGAATCCGGTCAGGGTGGCCTTCGTCCTTGTGGTCCACGGCCGGGCCATCAGGCAGCTAAAACGCCTCATCAAAGCCATATACCACCGAGACCACTTCTACTACATCCACGTGGACAAG CGTTCCAACTACCTGCATCGGGAGGTGCAGCAGATTGCCCAGCAGTACCCCAATGTGCGTGCCACGCCCTGGCGCATGGTGACCATCTGGGGCGGTGCCAGCCTGCTGAAGGCCTACCTGCACAGCATGCAGGACCTGATCTCCATGCTGGACTGGAATTGGGACTTCTTCATCAACCTCAGTGCCACTGACTTCCCCACCAG GACCAACGATGAACTGGTGGCTTTTCTGTCACAGCACAGAGACCAGAACTTCCTCAAGTCACATGGGCGGGAGAATGCGAG GTTCATAAAGAAGCAGGGTCTGGACCGGCTGTTCCATGAGTGTGACAACCACATGTGGCGGCTGGGTGAGCGGACCATCCCAGAGGGCCTGGAGGTGTCTGGGGGCTCTGACTGGTTCTCCCTCACCAGGCGCTTCGTAGAGTATGTCATCAACTCCCAGGATGAGCTGGTGGTGGGCCTGAAACAGTTCTACACCTACGCCCTGCTCCCCGCTGAG TCCTTCTTCCACACAGTGCTGGGGAACAGTCCCATGTGTGACTCTCTGGTGGACAACAACCTGCGTGTTACCAACTGGAACAGGAAGCTGGGCTGTAAGTGCCAGTACAAACACATAGTGGACTGGTGCGGCTGCTCTCCCAACGACTTCAAACCACAGGACCTCGTCAGGATACAG CAACTGACCCGGCCCACGTTCTTTGCCCGAAAGTTTGAGTCCACGGTGAACCAAGAGGCTATACACATCCTGGACACCCACCTGTATGGACACTACGCCCCAGGGACAGTGGCCATCAAGGCCTACTGGGAGAGCCTGTTTGAGCTGCCGGACGGGGTGGGCTCCCTCAGTGACGTGGCCCTCACGGCCTACTCTTCCTTCTTCCGCCTGGGCCTCAGGAGCCTGGAGAGCAGCCAGACCAGCCTGGAGACCTGCAG GTATGAGCCAATAGGCTACCCGGTGTCGGTGCACCTGTATTTCTACGACGAGCGTTTCCAGGGCTACTTGGTCCGTCAGGAGGTGCAGAAGGTGGGGTCAAGGGTCAGGGAAACAGTGGAGGTGTGGGCCGTGCCTCAGGCCACCATGCAGCTGGAGAACAACCTCCGGGAGTTTGAGAGGCTCAAGAACCTGGAG GTGGGCACAGAGTGGGACCCCAAGGAGAGAATATTCCGGAACTTCGGCGGTGTGATCGGGCCGCTGGACGAGCCGGTGGCGGTACAGAAGTGGGTTCGGGGGCCCAACCTCACTGCCACCATTGTGTGGATCGACCCCGCCCAGACGGTGGCGGCGTCTTATGACATCAGTGTGGATGTGGACGCAGAGTACACACAGTACAAGCCCCCGCTGCAGCGGCCGCTCCGCCCCGGGGCCTGGACAGTCAGGGTGCTGAGGCTGTGGGAGCGTGTGGCTGAGGCTCGCTTCCTCGTCATGCCCCTGGCCTTCAAAGGACGAGAGCCACTACGCCAAG AGGAGGACAGCTGGCTGCACGCGGGGCCACCAGGCAACCTGTACCTGGAACATGGCTTCCAGCAGCTGAGATCTGTTCTGAAGCTGCCCCCACAGGAGCCCGCCCTGCAGGAGGCCCAGCAGAGGGCCCAGCTGGTGGGCAAGCCCCTGGAAGCCTGGGTGGACCGCACAGTGGGGGCCTTCTGGGTGACCGGGGACCTGTGCTCCACCCTGCCTTCCCCGGGCCCCTGCCCTTCCCTGGGCCCCTGTACCAAGTCCACCTGGAGCTCCCTCGCCCCAGACCCTAAGTCAGAACTTGGCCCTGTCAAAGGTGATGGCCGGATCAGGTAG